In one Methanobrevibacter arboriphilus genomic region, the following are encoded:
- a CDS encoding DUF6891 domain-containing protein, translating to MDKELIQEINYEMSILIDSGFYCNEEILEIIEEQFIDEDIPLDVLDNIILNKYNENISKQKNWEEKTDFDRIRECFNQINKENIIAIHNAGYTIDEGVHDAFEVFHHLKTKNRSPEGFCFYNFQDIEVAINYNLLNIAFGDFTDNEEKSLDIGKKIANIFKVNGFSVKWNENINTRIEINPFKWEKSFDNQEYEMEGAFNSYLKNYK from the coding sequence ATGGATAAAGAATTAATTCAAGAAATAAACTATGAAATGTCAATATTAATTGATTCTGGTTTTTATTGCAATGAGGAGATACTTGAAATTATAGAAGAACAGTTTATTGATGAAGATATACCATTAGATGTTCTTGATAACATAATCTTAAATAAATATAATGAGAATATATCTAAACAAAAGAATTGGGAAGAAAAAACTGACTTTGATAGAATTAGGGAGTGTTTTAATCAGATTAATAAGGAAAACATAATAGCTATCCATAATGCAGGTTATACTATAGATGAAGGTGTTCATGATGCTTTTGAAGTCTTTCATCACCTTAAAACCAAAAATAGGTCTCCTGAGGGATTTTGTTTCTATAATTTTCAAGATATAGAAGTAGCTATTAATTATAATCTGTTAAATATTGCTTTTGGTGATTTTACAGACAATGAGGAAAAATCATTAGATATAGGTAAAAAAATAGCTAATATTTTTAAAGTCAATGGTTTTTCTGTTAAATGGAATGAAAATATTAATACAAGAATTGAAATTAATCCATTTAAGTGGGAGAAATCCTTTGATAATCAAGAATATGAAATGGAAGGAGCTTTTAATTCTTATTTAAAGAATTATAAATAA